The Sorex araneus isolate mSorAra2 chromosome X, mSorAra2.pri, whole genome shotgun sequence DNA segment ACACCACACAGGAGGTGGCCTCGgctagaattttatatttttgggttttttttctgatcattccTACAAACAAAGTGACACTGAACTAAATCATGCTTCTCAAGAACCTGCCGAATATTCGTGATCAGGAATTTGACTCAAAGGTCAGGCAGATCCAGGTTCTAGTCACTGCCCTGGCCTTTCTTATCTGTGAATCCTATATTTGTATTCTTTCCTATAAAAtcagaatatatatgtgtgtgtgtattatctGGCACATAGAAACAACTCAACAAATGGTGGATATAGTTGTTCTAAATTCTTAAATCTTTACCTCAGAATCTTTGGCTCCTCCCAAAACCTCACTGAGAACTTGAATGTACTCAGTGGCACCTTTAAGGATATCAACTTTGCTAGGCTTCCTGCTTTGAGGAAGAAAAGGCACAAGTGCCTTCAGTTTGGCAAAACCTCTGTTAAGATTTTTTATCtggaaaacaaaaaagcacagtgaCACAAAGAGAATGTAATTAGCACAAATATCCCGCCCAAACCAcagatgggggtggtggaggcTCATTTCCGCAGCTCTCGACCTGGGAGGGCAATTCTAAGCAGACACAAGAGTCTTGGCCCACCCGCAGTGCTACTCCTGGCTAGAAGAGATGTGCATATTCATATGGGCCCCTCCATTCCCCTGAGAGCATGCCCACTAcaatgcaacacagacacagcaGGGGTCATGACCAAAAGCTGCGTCAGTACATCAGGATTTAAATCCCAGCCCCAGCATTTAGGAAGTCCTGTTTATCTGCAAGGTGGAGAAAGTGCACATTGTAACTTGTGGTGATTAAGGGCCATAATTACACAATACCTCTTCCTGACCTGGCACCTAGGAAGTCCTCGAAGAATGGTAATGATAATGAATTAGTGTACTAACACTTGTATTAAAGCACTGTATGTAACTCTTCAACCTTGTATCCCAGCTGAGTTGATGACACAGAATCAAGTGTGAGAGTCCAGAGAGTCAGCATGTTGGCGAGACTTGAATTGCAGAATGagggggttttgtttggttggttttctttttttaactcacCAGGGGTCTAATCCCTCAGCTTTAAAACTTGGAACTCCGGATGATCACCCCACAGGAACACAGGTCCTGCAAAAATGACTTCTACAACACCATAAAGCCACTTGATTTAGGAGAACCCCTCCCATCACAGTAGATAAACATAGTCCTATCACAGCAGAATGCAAAACAATGGAAATTtagatctgtatcactgtcatcacattgctcatcgatttgcttgagtgggtaccagtaatgtctccaagtgagacttgttattgtttttggcatatcaaatatgccatggatagcttgccaggctctgacgggCAGGCGAGATATTTTCagagcttgcgggctctctgagagggatggaggaatcaaactcagggcagcCGCAGgcaggcatacgccctacccactgtgctatcgatccagcccagaAATTTAGATACCATTGTTTAATGTATAAACTGGTAACATTTTTGCTTTGTTAATCACACCCAACACTGAAAATAATGTGAGGGAAAGGAAAAGCAACTTGGGGATTTATACTATGTCTTAAACCCCAATAATTCCATTTCCAGCCTCCACAGCCTCCACTCTAAATTACTAGGTGATGCTAGGCTCAAACCCGTCCATGTGGTACATGCCTTCCACTGTTGAGCCACATTTCCAGGCCCCAGACACGCATATAGATTTATACACCATCAACTAGCTGGCACATAAGTGTAATGCCAGCCAGTCTACAGGAGACTGAAGAAGTTATTTACATGGCAAAGTATGTATCAAAAACCATTTTTAGGTAATGCATAAGAATATTTTTAGcagggttgaagcaatagcatagcgggtagggcatttgccttgcatcagccaacccaggctcgagtcccaacattccacatggttccctgagcactgccaggagtaattcctgagtgcataaactaggtctgacccccccccccaaaaaaagaatatatttagaagttacattaaaaaaatttaaaagatatgtaCTAAGTAACTGCCATTTTATCAAATTACATACACATACAAGCTGAGAAAAAAACACTGGGCAAAGTTTTACAAGAATGATAGTTCATGTTAGTTGTTTCTGTGCTATAAGTGTTTTATATTTTCCAGCTATATAAATTGTATCATGAGatctataaattatttctaaatgtataatttagaaataatttctaattatttataaaagtattttataaattttagtttttaaatagtgGATAAGTGTGGAACCTATTTTCTGTAAAAACCAATTCCTTTCTGGTGAGAAGGtccacttaaaaaagaaaaatagggccCGAGCaataaatagtatagcaggtaactTGCACCGCTTTGCTGTGCCCACctgtccccagcatctcagatggaCCGCCTCACTCCCCAAGAAtgatctttgagctcagagccaggagtaagccctgaacaccactccAGGGTGTCACAAAATATCAAATACCCTAGTATTCTAATTTGAATCCCTGAACCCCCAGGAGCCCTTCTCAAGGCCGCCAAGCTGCCCTGTGTCAAAACATTAGTTACcccgggtcccctgagcgctgcttccttccccactccccctcccacaTTAAAAGCAAAATACCTAACCAGACCCTTGTTTGAGGACCGCATCTTCTCAACAGAGAACTTTCATACACCAGGCTTCTCTTCTGCGACCACACACCCCATTTTCCCTTAAGCCTTCTAGTATAACGCGCTTTCTTTTTCATCCCCTTCCCCAAAAGTCCGGAAGGTCCAGGCAAAACCTTCCTCCGCCCGCAGCCGTCCCGAAACCCAGTTTAGCCCGCAGTACCAGCAGCGACCAGCAGGTGCCGCTCAGACTCCAGCGCGGCAAGCAGCTCACCAGTCCCGGCTCCCGACTGCGGCCGGGTTTCGGGATGAGGGGCAGTcccgggccccgcggccccgcaaGGCAAAGAGCTTTTCTTTCCCTAAAACATACAGAAGCGGGACCGTAGAGTTCGCTAACGGACTGGAGAGCGCggcgtgccttgcacgcagaaggCCTGGTTCCGCCTTGGCACAGCTTCTAGTCCCGggacaccaccaggagcgacccaccatgctgagccaggagaaaaaccaaagcacggccaggtgtggcccccaaaataagcttttttggttttttaatagGAAAGAGTCCCTTGCCTTCGTCTCCATCCTCTCATCCCACTAGCGCTCCCAGCCGGAGAGCGGAGGGAAAAGGGTTGGTTGTTGGGTGTCATTCTCTGGGAGACCTGAAGACAACCCACGGCGCCCCGGCGTGAATTCAGGGGCGCAGGCGGTGGCAGAGCCCAGTCGAAGAGTCACGATGCTGCGGCCACTCTCCAAACCTGGGACACAATGGCGCCCTGGGGCCCCAGGGTGGGCGAGGACTGCgcgccccaggcccccagggtgGGAGGTGACTGCGCGCCCGGGGGCCCCAGGATGGGCGAGAACTGCgcgccccaggcccccagggtgGGAGGTGACTGCGCGCCCCGGGGCCCCAGGGTGCGCGATAACTGCGGGTCCCGGGGCCCCTAAGGTGGGCGAGGACTGCGCGCCCCGGGTCCCCAGGGTGGGAGGCAGGTGACTGCGCGTCCCGGGGCCCCCAGGGTGGGCGATGACTGCGCGCTCCGAGCCCCCAGGCCTGGTGTcggggctgtgggggggcagACGGGGAGAGGCCGTCGGGGGGCTGTCGGGCGGCCAGGGCTCCGGGTCCCCGGCGGCTGAGCCCAACCTGGGGGGTGTGAGCCGAGCTCGCCTGGGCCGGCGCGGGGCAGGCGCTCACCCGCTCGCGCTCCTTGGCGTTGGCCACGCGCCGCCGCTCCAGCACCAACTGGAGGTCCTCGGTGGACGAGTAGCCGCCCGACGCCAGCCGCTTGAGGCGGCAGATGGCGGCCAGCTGCGGCAGCGGCCCGAACTGCTCCCGCAGCACGTCCTCCAGTACCTCGGCCTTCGGGGCGCCCAGGAAGGCGGGCTCCGGCTCGTCCATGGCGGTGCGGGGCGCGGGCgacgcgggcggcgcgggcggcgcggcctTTCACGGCGCGCACCTGCGGCGcacgggccgggggcggggcgcgggcgctcCTGCTCGCGCGGGACCTCGGCCGCGCTCGGCCTCTGCGGCCGCCCCGGGAGCCACGTCCGGGAGCGGCGCTGTTAGCATCCCCACGCCCCGGGCCCCAGCACCCACGTGCCGGTTACAGCGTTCAAGGCGGGGTCTGGGATTCGCCAGCCGGGGAACCGGTCGGGTCCGCTAGCTTTTGCGAGTGCGCCTGAGTACGCACATTTACGCTGAAAACCTGGAGGCACACGAAACTTTTTGGAAAGTTGGTTTTGAAATAAAGTTGCAAGATAAAGGTGCGAGAGTCGAAGGAAGAGGTCCTGTAACCCTTTCCCATGGATTCTAagtccccaccctcccacccccgcctccccttTTCAGGTTGTCACCGTCATCTCGCtgcagattattttttattattttcccgtactgtttgattttttctttttcccctagaACAGTTCCTCAGTCTTACcctttttttcatatttggattccatgtatagggctggagagatagtacagctatagGGAACTTACCTTGTTCACTGCCTACCTGggtttcaatttctggcaccctgtatggtccctgaaccccgtcagaagtaagacctgagcacagctaagcaAAAGTATTTCCATCTTCCCTTCTCTGGGAGGCATGTTCCTCAGGCTGATCCTGCCCAGGGTTGTTGTCACAGCTGATCTAGTGTCTTCTTGGCAGGACCCTGCAAGGAACTGTCTCAGCACCCCCATCCGGAGATGCTGGCTGGGGTCTGTACCCCCATGAGAGGTTTATCTACCAAAGTATCtgccaggtttgttttttttttcactgaaaattaAGGGAATATTTTCCTATAATTGGTTTGGGGTTTGCTGGATTTTGGATTTTGAaacacacccggctgtgctcagggtttcctcctggctctgcaccgagtaataactcctggtgggacatAGGGCACCatacatatgtggtgctggggatccaacccaggtcacctgcctgcaaggcaagtgccctacccattgtactatctttcaggcccatCCTTGTGATTGTTAAATATTCTGTGAGGATCTAATCCATAGGGCCAGATTGCTACCTGAATTAATTCTCACTCTGATTACAGTCAAATGTTTGGCCTCCTTCAATAAGGAAGTGTGATCCCCTCTCCGTTCTTCCCAGCTCTATTTGGTCAACAT contains these protein-coding regions:
- the FIGLA gene encoding factor in the germline alpha; this translates as MDEPEPAFLGAPKAEVLEDVLREQFGPLPQLAAICRLKRLASGGYSSTEDLQLVLERRRVANAKERERIKNLNRGFAKLKALVPFLPQSRKPSKVDILKGATEYIQVLSEVLGGAKDSEKQDPDLQRYRKNASESHTSLTGELSRNIDQSAGSVMGLKNEEGPWADCGSATHCPSHPD